CAGCCGATTTATATATAGGCAAAACCTTAGCCTCTGTTAATGAGTCTGTGAATATTCCTAGCcgtatgctattatttataatggacGTTAGtggtataacaatacaatcaccACATTGTTTTAGGATATTAGGCCCTATTCCATCTAATCATGTAGCTTTCGCCGTATTGagcttatcaatatacattcttcaaatatacataaaaatatacattcttCAAGTCGTTCCTTCACAGAAACCATCATATTTCGAAGCATGTCACTCTCGTCTGCTTTTATATCGTTAATTTTCGCACCATCTCTGAATATTTCTCCTTTTATATTCATGTCAATGTCTTACGTGTAAATGCGTGCTAAAGATTTTACCCGCTCCTTCGTTTCTGTTTCTGTCATGACGTGTAGCattctaataaaatattttttgtgaatcAAACATTCGAAGGATGTGAATTTGGGTTTTTCGGCAAAgaagaatttaaatttatttctcatTGATTTTATCAACTGAAACACGTTCAGAATAAGGTGAAATTAGTTCACCAGGTTGAATGAATTGTTAAAACTCTCTTTATTAACTCTCTATGGGcaacaaatatttatgaaacttgagcatgcaaaatatttcattttttattttgatgtaaaaGCTTAACACGGtcattaatttgaaacaaaataggTCACATTAAGTAAATGCCAGCCCTGCtgaagtttttgttttcaaccaaatattttgtaatttaatcaGAACGACCGTACTTTAAATATGGgtaaaatattataagtttCGGGGTCACCCAGAAACCccgtaatgtatatatatatatatatatatatatatatatatatatatatatatatatatatatatatatatatatatatatatatatatatatatatatatatatatatatatatcacgtcgacaacctgtttacatgtttcatttattcatcggtatcggaaaatagacgccattttggtacgatataaatttagtgaccgaatatggaaaaatatggggtcaccgcgtgactagtcctggaccaatggcgttgcgtcataaTTGTTGGAGGTGTGATATAGACAATTACTCAGTTAATAGTAAAACTATTCACGAAAAACGATACCTTTCAACATTTTCAACCTGATGTTCTTCAAACGTGGTGAAATTTAACTCGGTTACAGTATCAAATcattgttgttgtggttgtggttttttcatattatattctTTGTGGCCATACCGTTTCAAAAACTAAGTCACGGGGCTTATCAGTAAAAAATCCTTGTATAATGTAGGCCGCCATAACTCACAGCTTTCGCACATACATCCGAGGATAAAAACCCACTAACAAAATAATAAGGgattgtgatatttatatatagcagaaaatgtacaaatgaataattatatgaGAATTATGTAATGATATTTATCACAGCAAAGTGGCAATTTTCGAAAAAAGGGAGACAATTCAGTGAAATCCAACACGTCACTCACATAATTATGCGAGTCATAAAACCCACACAGTGATCTCTCCTGACAATATTTATACAGATACATACTTTCAAGAAATACAGTAAATAGAACTACATGTACCTGATTGCCTCttcatttacaaacacaaacGTTTGACATGCTATTATTTTTCGTATTAAGCAAACTGAGAAGAAAATCACTTCATTAGTAGGCTTATTTTGTTGCTATGACCACCTTGAAACATTGTTTCACCATATTTTCTGCCTGCCGTGTTGATTACgattattacaaatattatattgcaCATAGTGTATGTACATGAATACAAGAATGAAGGCCGTATTAGCTCCGTTGACCAGACGTTATTCtgtaaatgaaatgttcaacgtCTGTTTGAATCGAAGGACGGCGTGAGTGAAGGTAATATCGGGGTCGCTGAGCGGAAATTGTTTGATGTGGGCATATTTAAGGAGCTAACGGGACGAGTGTTTGGCTGAGAAATGTCTGTCACAAATTCCACCACACGATCGACTTTATTGTGATTATGTGCTTTCGAGACACGGGTAAAACGGTTAGTCATTGCGGGGCGTGACGTAAAACTCTTCCCCACGTGCGAACTAGCCTCGTCTTCGTTGATTGAGTCATGTGACCCTACAATATCAGCGTCTCTAGATTTATGGGCGATTGCTATTCTTCTCTGAACGCCTGAGTGTTTTCTAAACTGAATTAGTTGTTGACTAGTTCCGGTCTGCCTCGGTGACGGGGAGGGCACATACTCTCTAACATACATGCTTCCTTTCCCAACGTGACCAGTGGGTGACGTCACGTGTTCTCTAGTGACGTGATTGTCCATTTTGGACTTATATAATCTGCCTCGTGACAGGTTTTCAGTCTTGCCTTTTTCATTCGACATCACTTGATCACTTTTGTCTTTTACGAGTTTGTTTATAGCTAGTGTCGGTCGCTGAATCTTTCCCGGAAACGTTGATGCTCGCGGCCGGAAGATATCCTCCTTTTCAGCCGACGTCTCTGTAGCCGAACGTTTTTCAGTTCTTGTTTTATGAGTTTGCTCCATTTCTGGTTTATTTTCAGGCGATTCTCCTATCTCGGTAGTGTTTGGCGCAGTGTTCCGCCGATTTGAGACTGCGTACTTCTTCGCTACCCGCGGTAAATTGGTAGAGGCCCTGTGCACGTCTCCTCCATCTTTGTTTTGAGGCTTCGTTGTCAAGGTTGCACGAGGAATTTGCATCACGGGAGTGGTAACCTTCGTTTGTAGAATATCGGAAAATGTGTCGTCTGTATCTTCTGTAAGCAgtcaacacatttatatttgaGACATGTAcgaatatacattttacaatttaagtGTATGTTTGAGGCAGCTTTTTGTTCAAACCCGAATGAATTACCAAAATACAAATACCCCcgtattttaaagaaaattgcgCTAAAagcttaaataacaaaaatctaatattgttttaaaatattcagttttattgcaatagaaTAGGTCTTCCGTTCAGAGAAAATATTCATTGAGTGTGGGGATTAGAAATGAAAGCTAATAAAATGAGCCGGAAATTAAACCATAGGTCCAGCATGATTacggaaatatttaaaaattgactATTGTTATATCAGTGAATAATGGCATGTGTTCTTGAATTCATCACATATTAAAAGCAGATATAATTGCTATATTTTCTCACTAAACCAAAGTCATAATGAAGTCTACATGCAAGAAAATGGGTTTACATGCAAATAATATGGAAATCAGCGCGAATAAGCGAAATATTTTAcctattaaacatttaatgtcattttgtttgttgCCTTATGGTATGAACCTATCAGAGCTCTGCCCAACATGGGGAGGGTCATGTAGGTTGTGTTTTTTCCAAAGGATTGTCTATACCCGGAACCCCTCTGGTTTTCTCGGAATAGATTTTCTCTCCTCAAAATTAAGCGGTAAAATTTAAACTctcttttttccaaaaaaaatagttcttgAAACGAAAAGTAACGTAGGGTACCAGTCTTAGTTGGTCAAAAAAGCAACACTCGTCTTGACAACTGTACCAACTTGGCCATccccggcaagcttcgagatgttggataatggccgaggtgttgtCGTCTGTCGCCATTGTCcaattggaacacctcggccagtatcaaaCAGGaattgactatctcgaagcttgccggagatggccaagttgttacgattgatcATTGTCGTCTATTACTCCCACGAAATACCCCGAgattgccggagatggccgagttgttacgattggtcATTGTCGTCTATTTCTCCCACGAAATACCCcgagcttgccggagatggccgagttgttacgattggtcATTGTCGTCTATTTCTCCCACGAAATACCCCGAgattgccggagatggccgagttgttacgattggtcATTGTCGTCTATTTCTCCCACGAAATACCCCGAgattgccggagatggccgagttgttacgattggtcATTGTCGTCTATTTCTCCCACGAAATACCCCGAgattgccggagatggccgagttgttacgattggtcATTGTCGTCTATTACTCCCACGAAATACCCCGAgattgccggagatggccgagttgttacgattggtcATTGTCGTCTATTTCTCCCACGAAATACCCcgagcttgccggagatggccgagttgttacgattggtcATTGTCGTCTATTTCTCCCACGAAATACCCCGAgattgccggagatggccgagttgttacgattggtcATTGTCGTCTATTACTCCCACGAAATACCCCGAgattgccggagatggccgagttgatACGATTGATCATTGTACCCCGAGCTTGCCGGAGATTGCCGAATTTTAATGATTGGGTCAGAGAGCACGCAAGTCAGACGTTGAGATTAGTCGACTAGGTAAGCGGTAAACGTGTTGTACTAAGTTTGGGTAAGCGGGTTTTGGATCTTAGATGCGGGCATCATACATGGGAGGAGATGGGGGTGGGGGAGGAGGGTGTTAGGAAAATAGTTACTTCTTCGAGCAAGGATTCGGCGCCGTTTGAAGGTGCTTAAATATCCTGTagtgaaattatgaaaatgttaacaataaatggCCCGATATATTTGGACGAATAATGCAATAAAGTGTCGACAACTTACTTGGAAAATTGTGATAAAGTGTTGGAAAATGTGTACttgcattgtttatttgaaaagaatGTTAAAAGTGTTTCGACCACCGGTACTTAACAATGGGCCGACTGTTCAGAACGTTGtcaagttaacaacgttgtttacgtcatcgttgttaactaacaaatttcaaatctttactgttCTGGTATTTTAATGGGTATACttatgatctgcagtatttcgctttatttaaatactataTGAGTACATCATCAACTATTTCCTGTTTAAAAGTTTACAACGAAGTCGTTAAtgacgttgttaacttaaacaaagttctaaacaatcgaCCCAATGTTACATTGAAGTTGTTATACGTTCACAACTACAATTAACAATCAGGAATATTAATTATAAGAGGATAGTTCTCAAAATGTATAAAGTAAAGCGAATGGCCAGAACATGAACACAACGCAAATAAAACCAGGTATATCGACTCAAAAATGTGGAATCAATTTCTGTGAGAACGCTTCTTCTATACTAAGTGCGATCTAAAAAGTTGGTAAATCATCGTTCTTATGTGCGGAACGACCATCGAAAAAACACCCAACCTGATTTATCATCGTCTGTGCCACGACTGCTGTCGCCCAAGCTTTCAGCGTCCTGGTCACCCTGACTTCCAGCCCTGTCTCTACTTCGCGCATGCGTTGTAACGGCGGGCCGGACGGTGGTGGTGGCATGGCGCTGAGCGATTGGGCTCGGGTGTGGCGTCCCCGGATGTGGTGTTACTGGGTGTGGTGTCTGCTGAGGCTTGGTGCTGGTCCCCGGACGTGACAATCTCTGTGGTTAATACAGAACGTTTGTTATGAATctaatttttaatcatataagaTTATCCAATACGCATCTTGTACTCAATCTATTTAAATAAGCAAATGAAAATCACCAAACCACCGAAATTAAAGccttaaacaaagaaaaaaagaaatgtccctttattattattattttaattgttattggtTGGACTATGGTTTGATGTCAAATCTGGTTTATGTTAGATTCGTGTTCATTTTACCGCTTCAATAATGTTATTGGGCCTATTCATCGCTCTGTTGTCAGCCGCTATCTTCCCTGAGGCACGCAGATTCCCATAATGCTTTTGCAACTTCCGATGTATGAGGCAGTACATGGCGGTGGCGCTACTGGGGACATTTCCGGTCACGTAGCGGACGACTTCACCGATACGGAAGCCCTGGTTCTCGGCCATGTGGCGCAGGATGCTGTTATCAATGGTGTCTGCCTTCACTTTGTTGGGACAGGGGGCCCTGACCAGCGGACAACCAGGACCTACAAGCCAATTTGAAAGATTGAATATACTTATTCgttctaaataaaacaaaaacatgctaATCATATTTAACCggatattaaacataattttagcGGCAATGAAACTGTTTTAATAATCAAGCATAAATAAATCGGTAAAAACTAAACTAAGGGCATAAGTCAATCAGTATTTAAGGCAGAGTTATCATCGGGGACTTGTTAGTCATATACTCATTTTCAATGTAATCATGTGACCATGTGTGCGATGCTTAGGTTATTAGCTCCCTAGCCTCATTATAGAGTTTGACTGGATCGCGGAGAATGACGGGGTTTAACCTTCCTCGCTCTTGCCTTTATTGGTTAACTAACTCTACTTTAGCAGAAAGCGCTTTGAGAATCAGTTCGAGGCTTAGGTTAGCAGGACTCTTGTGTTGTCCTACCGAATTGCGCTCACCCATGTAAATGTTGTTGATGTTAATGAATTATTGACCAAGGTTAATGTTTGCACATAAACTCCTCCACCGCCGACGACaaggttaaaaaataatacttgttTTCCTCGACTTTTTTAAAAAACCCAATAAACCAACAGTCGAGATAAAAGTCCTATCAAGTTTCTTATTATTATTGAGAATTGCACGTTTAAAAAGTAGAATTTCCTATTTTCAGCATCTTCCTATTTTACGACAACGAAActcttatttattattcattaaaatctAGACATTGGACGTAAACAACTTCATTCCTATTCCGACATTTACAGAGTGAAGacagttaaacaaaactttaaagaaTATCTGCAAAGTGTTGATTAAGACTAGCTATACTTAGTTATTCATTTCCAAGTGTAAAACTCGTCTGTGTAAACAATCGggcaatataaaacataaggTGTGATTCATTATGTATGATGTTGACGTCACTTGAACGCCCTCCAAGGTCGACGTCTATTTGCGTTTATTGGGTCGATGGATGTTATGCTTGTGCATTTGTTGCCAATGTATTTTGTTAATGCTGTCTCTAATCTAGAACATTACCCAGTTTTGACGTTTCCACTCATGTACACTCATCAAGTCAATTGGCAAAAACGCTAAATTTGGATCTCTGGTGACCCCCATATTATATTAGTCACATTCAATGCTGTTAACGTATAAGTAAACTGAATGACTAAACTAAAATGCATTAAAGCTGAATTTATTGCAGTTTTAATTAAGTTCTTCAGTTCAACTGACGTCGGGCGTGAAATTACATAATTTCCCATCTCTCAAGGCCAGAAATGATTGTCtagtattatgtttatatagttcaacttcgttggctcgaactcacaggaaCCGGCAATTACcccgagcctcggaaaattcgaccCAAGCAGGAATGctaatcggtcctttacatccagttcgagccaacgaggacatcgagccaagcgagtttgagtCAACTGTctttaatcataaaacaaaacggTTTTAAAAGCAGACAATTAATACACACAAACCATTTAACGCATGTTCTGTGCCAGGTACTTGCAACGATCtgcgtttgttttatttatgttactatgttaaaaaataacacacttGGCGGAAGTGAAagatgagttgagttgagttgagtgaTGGGGATTTTCGAATATGGTGTGTTTTGTGTTGATTTGCAGTTGAAGTTGCCGGAAACCAACCTTCGGCTATCCATGGGTGCTTAAGCATCTCCTCGACAGTGATACGACGCTCAGGGTCCGGGTTTAATAGACGCTTGATCAGGTCCCGACAATCTGGATGTTCGTAATATAAAACTGGTTTAGATATGACAATGACCATACTTGCACAACATGACACAAAACAACTTAATAAACCAGTACATTTGGGCGCGACATAAAATTATGTCTCTATAAACTGTACACAAAtcgtttaaattattatttcataatatgaAAAAGTGTTTGATGAGATTCTTCTGACAACGGCTAACTCCAGGCAGGCGATTTATTTACAGGCACGATCAGACCGATGAACAGCTTGGCTGGCAATTTAAGCTCACAAAACActgatgttttctttttcaagattaatttaagcAAAGGGCCATTTAGCAACCTACCAATGGAAACGGCGCCCGGAAGTAAAGTCAATTTTGCAACATACCCCTGAAGGCGGCTCCCGGTAGTAAAGTCAATGTATCAACCTACCCCTGGAGACGGCGTCTGGAAGCGGGTTCATCTGGCCGGTAAGCATCTTGGTGTGGAGTGCCTTGATGTTGAACGGCTCCACGGTAAATGGCAGGTTTCCCGTCAGCATCGCGTACATGTTCACGCCGCTAAAAAAAGTGAACATTCTATTTATATTCCGTAGTCTTTTCACTCTATAGAGAAAATGACTTTCAAACGCCATACATCGATAACTTCCCTTCGCTAGTCAACGGAGATCACTGTCAATTGGCATAAACCCCTTGgcgttatgacgtcattgtttaatataaaattcaaacGCTCATTATATCACCGCTTCACAAAGTGAAGTGGGGACTATAAAGGAATCACGCGCCTTGTCACGTCCGctcttccgtccgtccgttccaACGTCCGTCCAGTTTTTGTCTAATCCATATCATTCTCATTCATTGtagagttttaaaattatttagcaGAAGTGACTATCATAGCATGAGGATGTGCTTCGCACAGGACTCTTGACTCaacctttaaggtcaaggtcacagcaacccTCTGAATTAGTATGTTTTGCTACATAATTGACACGTTTACCTTCAGTAAAATACGTTTCACttgatttctttatttgttcagTCCAGACGGTACTTCAGAAACTTGGGCGTGCGGGTGTATTAATAACATTCTGTGATAGGTCAAGAATCGTACAAATGCGACGTCATTCGGCGTTGATTGAACTCCACGAAAAATAGAAATGAATCCCTCGTATACCTCTATGGCATTTCAACAACCGGGTACATGAATAATTTACATGAATAATTAAGTCGCATTAAGTGACAGTATCTAATCATTAGAAATCTAATTAGACCAATAAACGCTCTGATCCTGTATTTATAAGCAACAGTATAGATCTAAGACACATGGACATACATTgtagcaacaacaaaaacacactaCGAATTCCCAGAATGCAATAGTATCAAGTTAAGTGTGATTTTTCGGCTTATCTTTTTGTGTTATTATCCAGTGTgtagaaatgttgttttttttattttctcctGACGTTGTATATGGTCAGCGGCGAATTAAACCATGCATGCACTACTAAAACGTTTGTATGGAAATTTAACGTAACCCGTCTATCATAACGTCGCATGGTAACCTGATGTATTCTCCGTAAAGTATAATCTGGTTTGATGCTAAACGTATATAATGGACGGGAAATCTTAAACTAGATTATGCGTATATTGGTCATGCATGTAAAGGCTGAGATATCTTTAAATAGGTCATGCATATAATGGCTGAGATATCTTAAAATAGGTTCTGCATATACTGGCTGTGATATCTTAAAATGGGTCATGCATATACTGGCTGAGATATCTTTAAAAGGTGATGCATATAATGGCTGAGATATCTTAGAATAGGTTATGCATATAATGGCTGAGATATCTTAAAATGGGTCATGCATAAATAGGTCATGCATATACAGGCTGAGATATCTTTAAATAGGTCATGCATATAATGGCTGAGATATCTTAGAATAGGTTATGCATATACTGGCTGAGATATCTTAAAATGGGTCATGCATAAATAGGTCATGCATATACAGGCTGAGATATCTTTAAATAGGTCATGCATATAATGGCTGAGATATCTTTAAATAGGTCATGCATATAATGGCTGAGATATCTTAAAATAGGTTATGCATATACTGGCTGTGATATCTTTAAATAGGTGATGCATAAATTAGATGGGCTACGATAACATAATTATCTAAATGGAAGGGTATTCGGGCGTTTTAACGCTtaaattgtttcattgtttctttaaatgatgGTCTTCATCCCCATGTAATCGATAGTGATGGCTGATAAAACTAATTGTTTGATCCGAATGCGACGTACTTGAAAATGACAGGGTGCACCGGGCAGTCTTCCTCCGaacaatgttttgatttgtGAAATACAAAGGGTTTAGTTTGACACAAAACTATAAACAACTGACCTAACACTGGATAAAAAAACTGAAAAGGGTAAGGACACGGATGTTCCCTCTAAACATAGCAGTAATGGCTGGATTGCCTGCCAACACGTTTCGAAAGCCTCGCTCAACTTCATGTCTAGtccttcattattttaaattcacattgATCTTGCTTTAGTTGTATTACAGTGGTTGCGATGTTCTCCATAAATCATTCATGatcagaacatttatttatgcatagGTGGTACCAGAAAGAGAATGAAACAGAAACGTAGTTCTATGGTCAAcaggggcgggtccaggatttgacgttagagagGGCGGAACCATTGACCAGCCCCCGTTCCTCAGAACCgttatttatttggtttaaagtgttggcaggagTGTTTTGGTGGTACTCACCCGTGATCATTTGAACAAATTCTAACAAATTctgtattgaaagaaaaaagttaaCTCGGGAGATTTTAGGTGGAGAGCACACcgttcacccccccccccccgaaaaaaacaacaacaaaaacaacagacactGGATCAACGTACGCAACCTGTCAGAGTAACcaacattataatttaaaacGACATGTGGTGTTGTgcgtttttcttttctttcagaACGGTCCTCCGTCGGATTTAAGTTACGGATCCTTTTTGGCCGGCCTAGATTCGAAGAGGAATTTAATTAGCACTCACATGCTCCAGACATCCACCTGAGGCCCATACTTCTTCCGGCCGAGCAGTTCCGGGGCGGCATACGCGGGGCTGCCACATTGCGTCACGCAAAAGTCCTGCACGCGCGGACCATCCTTCGTCTGTACGAGCTTCACACAGTTGCTCAGACCGAAGTCTAAAAAATAGACGGCGTTTATAGCTGTTTACTTAAGGCCAGTTTTAGTTCTTGCAAGGAATTCTTGACAatggtattgttgttttttaagtaagtttcttgttatttttaattaaaaacttatttGTATTCGAGTACATTTTCATGACAACCAATTCTTTGATGTATCGAGCACATCACCTCCAAGctggacacctttaccactaaaAATGGTATATTACGGAAATTTATCTAGGTCATATATAAATTACTAATAGTGATACAAAACCAAGAAATCGACACTTGTATTCTGGTATAATGCCCACTTTCGAAATTAACAGAAGCAACGAGCGATAATTCGTAAAATTGCAGGCAGTATGACATGTAATGCATGTGCATCTGAAGATCTTAGTATTGACACATTTCTTTatgctcgattgtgacgaaaccTGACAGGGTATAGAATTATATTCGAAAGTTTTGAACGGCGTTTGTTTGTGGCTCATGTTACAGGTGTTGTACGACGTCGTCGACGACACAAAGACTATGACAATTCATCGTTTATATTtatcgaaaaaaacaacaacaacagacgaGCTAAGCAAACGTACCTATGAGTTTCATGTCCCTGAATTCGTCCAGAAGTAGATTTTCTATCTTCAAATCTCTGAAAGTATAATTACAATCAATCTTGAACAATCGTACTACGTTGACCTGGCTCATCTTCAAACAACTGCAGGTAAACTCGCGTCCTCTAAGGGCTTTATGTCATCATTGCGTAAGTTTGAACTAAGTATTGTAGTCGAGATTGCAATTTGATTGCAAGTGGACTTATCTTTTTGATCATTGCTTGACAAAGCGAGCTTTTCGAGTTAATTCACGGATATGCAAGTTCCATATGTAAAGTACACAAACGCTTGTAAATGACTTTTCACGGGTACAGCATGAAACCATAggtgacagtatcagtcagagaatgtgattttattttattcaaaaataccATCTCCCCTTATACTGCCACCTATGCACGAACCTGTCGATTTCGAGTACCTATGGAGAATTCCGAGTCTGTGTAAGTAGTCCACGGCGGATACAATCTGGCGTATGTATTTCTTCACTTCCGACTCAGGCAGCTTCCTCCGCTGCGAAATGTAGTCCATTAAATCCCCACCCCTAGAAGAAACATGCCttttaatgtatacatgtacttataaatTTATGCAAACATGATAACACCTTCTTGTGCCTTCATGGGGAACACCACTGGCACctttctgccttcatagaattaaatgcttaagaatgttaaatgtatattttgttttgattctaACTTATAAATAGTATGATTATAAACACATACACCTTATAAATATTTCGAGGTTGGAACTTAATATGAATTCAATTAAACTCaattcctaacattttctgcccagttcataatgttcaagttctttACAACCCGCCACaatgtgcccccccccccccccagtatCTTGTTCTGCAGTACAACGCCATTTTTAAAACTTGCCTAAAACCCTAATGTATACACAGATCATCGTGTTCGTccgtttttctctttttctagTTCTGACATAAGATTCAAAGCTTCTTTAATGACACCAATGGCGACGCCGACAACGTCACCATGGCCTTGACATATTTGCCATTGAAGCAGGCTCGCGTGAAAAAGTGGAAGTTTAATACGTCACGGACACGGAAACGGCCACCAGCATAGTTATTTAACGAGGTAGCAGAGGGTCATCTCAGTTATAACATCTCCATGATATcaagaaacaatcaaaataaaagagGTTATAACGGAGATGACGTCACTGTTAGTAGTGAGTACCTGCATAGTTCCGTAACCAGGTAATAGCTGTTCTGCGTCTCCATAATCTCGAGGAGCTGGACGATGTGGGCGTGGCGGACCATTTGCAGGATCTTCCCCTCACGTCGAAGGTTCTTCCGTACGTACGAGTCTTCTCTGCTCTTCTTCTTATCTATTATCTTCACCGCCACCTGTTAATCATGGTGATGATAATGTTTTCTATTCATAAAGATTGAAATCGATGTTACATAGAATTTTT
The DNA window shown above is from Mya arenaria isolate MELC-2E11 chromosome 6, ASM2691426v1 and carries:
- the LOC128237621 gene encoding MAP/microtubule affinity-regulating kinase 4-like, giving the protein MTVTSMISNDTPFLPPKVTDVPKEILRNFQHSKKVGNYLLGNTLGEGSFAKVKEALHIPTGERVAVKIIDKKKSREDSYVRKNLRREGKILQMVRHAHIVQLLEIMETQNSYYLVTELCRGGDLMDYISQRRKLPESEVKKYIRQIVSAVDYLHRLGILHRDLKIENLLLDEFRDMKLIDFGLSNCVKLVQTKDGPRVQDFCVTQCGSPAYAAPELLGRKKYGPQVDVWSIGVNMYAMLTGNLPFTVEPFNIKALHTKMLTGQMNPLPDAVSRDCRDLIKRLLNPDPERRITVEEMLKHPWIAEGPGCPLVRAPCPNKVKADTIDNSILRHMAENQGFRIGEVVRYVTGNVPSSATAMYCLIHRKLQKHYGNLRASGKIAADNRAMNRPNNIIEARLSRPGTSTKPQQTPHPVTPHPGTPHPSPIAQRHATTTVRPAVTTHARSRDRAGSQGDQDAESLGDSSRGTDDDKSEDTDDTFSDILQTKVTTPVMQIPRATLTTKPQNKDGGDVHRASTNLPRVAKKYAVSNRRNTAPNTTEIGESPENKPEMEQTHKTRTEKRSATETSAEKEDIFRPRASTFPGKIQRPTLAINKLVKDKSDQVMSNEKGKTENLSRGRLYKSKMDNHVTREHVTSPTGHVGKGSMYVREYVPSPSPRQTGTSQQLIQFRKHSGVQRRIAIAHKSRDADIVGSHDSINEDEASSHVGKSFTSRPAMTNRFTRVSKAHNHNKVDRVVEFVTDISQPNTRPVSSLNMPTSNNFRSATPILPSLTPSFDSNRR